Genomic window (Alligator mississippiensis isolate rAllMis1 chromosome 4, rAllMis1, whole genome shotgun sequence):
cctgcacaccctgctcacctgccccaggccccacatacCCCACATCCTGCTCACCTGCCCCAGGCCACCCCATGCGCCTCACACCCTGCTcatctgccccagacccctggTCCTCCGCCTCAtgggctctctgctctgtcccccgtgcagctccccactccccaagcAGCCGGACACCACGCTCCATACAAAACATCTGCAGGTTTTACTAAATATAAAAAGACTTCACCAACTGATCGAGTAAAAAAACAAAGGTACAAAACACCTGCGAGCCAGGCCCAGACCCCGCCACAGCCAGCACGACCCTGCTGCCCGGGCCAGCCTGCCTGGCGCATGCCCCCACCCCGGGGGACCCCGAGGCCTGGAATGTGACAGGATCAACTTTGGTCCGAACGCCGTCCGCTTCCACCGTGAGCAGAAGCAAGGcaccggcaggggaggcaggctggagcagagccctgcctgCGGGGAGCCGGGAGTGGGGGCCGCCCCTCAGCCCCCCATGCAGTTAGCCACTGCCAGGGGCAGTCACAGCCTTTCGTACCTAGTGCAGGGGGGGAAGGCGCCTCCCACCGCAGAGCTGCGGCCCCCGAGGCTGGTCACCAAACCTGTGCTCCCTGTGGGGAGACCAGGCGAGCGAGCTGGATGCTGCTGGCAGGAGGGCCCCAAGCAGCTGGACCCTGCATGAGCCCCTGCTGCCGTGGGGAAGCACCAGCTTGTCAGCCCCCTTCATCCATGGGGACCCCCGTGGGcccttccccacagcagcacgtagctggaggaagcagggagggtgctgtgccaggggcagggcaggggccagggcacacGCAGGGCAGTCTAGAAAACGTACAAAAATAAGatattccctttttaaaaaagtaaaaaagcaaAGGAAGGCAAGTTCCTATGGCCCCTCTCAGCCAGGCTGGGTGTGGGGACACCCCGCCAGTCCACCCCACGGGAGAGGGAGGGGCCGCAGCCCCCTGACACAGGCTGTCATCCGTCCGCAGGGGTCTCATCCAGAGCACACGTGGTCACAGAGCTCCGAGCACCATCGCTGTCTCCACGGGCCCTGGTGCGACACAGCCGCTCACAGCCCTGTGGGAAGCAGAACACGCGGGTCAGGGCTCACGCTGCAGACGCTGAAAGGGGCCTGCCTCCAGTGCAGAGGAGCTCCCTCCCGTCCCCCGCCCCCCGAGTCCCAGAGCTGTGGTGGAACCGCAGCCCCTCGGAGCCGCCCAGCACAAGACCTGCCCTGCGCTGGCTCAGACCCAGGGCCGTCCCGCCCCATCTCCCATGTCCCAGGGCAGAGCGGAGCTGGCGGGCGAGTGCCCGGGGCCGAGCAAGGCTTTCCCCTGTTCCTCCGGCACAGAGGGTCCCGCAAGGCTggtgcagaggccgtgcccctcgctccccgTGCCCCTTTACTCCCGGCACGTGTCCAGCCCCCGGTGAATCAGGCTGTGCTCTCAGCTCCAACTGCGTCTGGGGCAGGAGTCCCACCCACCCTTTATGACTCGCTGAAGAaacagaacttccttttgttagccTCACTACCTGCTCGCTTCGCACTGTGACCCCTCATGCTTGTCTGGTGAGTCAGTAACAAATCCTGATTACGTCTCTCCACAATTCAGGATTTTGTAAGCCCTTGTCATGTCCCCACCCAAGCATCTTTCTCCTAAACTGCACGGGACTAGCCTTTTGGTTTCCCCCGGGGTCCAGGGCAAGCGCCAGCCCCTCAGAGCTCAGCACCCGGGGGGCACGGGGCCGGGGTCAGTTCACCTGTGACCCGCTTGCAGAGGGCACCCTCCTTCTCATGGGCGAAGTTGAGGCGGTTCTGCTCAGCAGCGATGCCGTTGGCCTCGGGGCTGCTGCTACGCGAGGGGCTGGCGGTCTCCAGCGTGGGCTGCATGTGGAAGGCCACCTCCAGGTGCTCCTGAGCCAGCCGCAGGTGCTTGCACAGCCGCTCCAGCTCGTGCTTTGGAGGGGCCCCTGCACCACCCAGGGGGTCCCCGTAGTCCAGCTTCTCGTGGGCCAGCGGGGCCttcagggccaggggctcctTCTTCAGCGAGTGGTAGGTGGGGGGTGCACTGGGCGCCTTCTTGGCGTAGTGTGGCGCGGGGTGGGTGCCGTCCGGGGGTGGGAGCTTGTCACCGCGTCCCAGCGCATCCCGGAGGCGGCCCACGCCCAGGTGGCAGAGCTCGCAGAGGGTGAGCAGGAGGCACAGCCCGCTGACCGCATACATGATCAGCAGGAAGATGGTCTTCTCGGTGGGCCGCGAGACGAAGCAGTCgatggtgtgggggcaggggctgcgggagCACACGTAGGAGGGGCTGACCTCCAGCTGGTACAGCAGGTACTGCCCGCCCAGGAAGGCCACCTCCAGCCCCGCGCGGCACAGCAGGTGCAGCACGTAGGCCCGCATCAGCCCGTCCTGCTTGATGCGCCGGCGCCCGTCATGCTTCTCGCTGCcgccctccccttccttccccttcttctcCCGCTCAGCCTCGATCTCCTCGAAGATCATAGGGTCCTCCTCGTTATCGTCCTCTGCCTCCTCGTAGTCCCGCCCGGCTCCGCGGCGCACTATGGGCATGCGTGCCCGGCGCCGCGGGTCAGGGGTGCGGGCGATGCGGTGCATGGCGAAGCCCAGATAGAGCACGGACGGGGTGGCCACCATGATGATCTGGAAGATCCAGAAGCGGACGTGGGACAGGGGCGCGAAGGCGTCGTAGCACACGTTCTCGCAGCCCGGCTGCTGCGTGTTGCACACGAACTTGCTCTGCTCGTCGTAGTAGATGGACTCGCCGCCCACCGCTGTCAGCACGATGCGGAAGACGATGAGCACTGTCAGCCAGATCTTGCCCACGAAGGTCGAGTGGTTGTTGATCTCCTCTAGGAGCCGTGTCAGGAAACTCCAGCTCATCCTGGTCGGGCAGTCAGCTCAGACCCTGCAgcggagggagaaggggaaggcgATAAGCCttggagccagcccaggctgtgccCGGCACCCCAGCACAGAGAGGATGCCccccagggaccccagccccagtcaaGCCCTGGCTTCCCTGTGGGAAAGCCCTACGCGGCCCAGCTTCCTCCTCCCCAGTCCTCACGGCCCCCGTGCGCCCTGGGGAGCTGCTCCCACTTCCCCATGGCCGTAGGGGTGGCCCGGCGCAGAGCCACATCCTGGGCTGAGGACAGGCGTCGTGTCCGGGCAGCGCCCAAGGATCAGGGGAGGGGCCatggtggcaggcagcagtgccggGGCTCAACGCAGAcattagactagacattaggaagaacttcttcacagttcgagtggccaaggtgtggaacgggctcccaagggaggtggtgctctcccctaccctgggggtcttcaagaggaggttagacaagtatctagctggggtcatctagacccagcactctttcctgctgatgcaggggtcggactcgatgatctattgaggtcccttccgaccctaacatctatgaatctatgaacgctGCAGGTGCCAAGGCGCCGTACGGCACCGAGGccgagcctggggctggctgcagcactgggctgccctggggttccccgggccatggaggcccctgcCCCTCCGCCGGGCACTGCCTCCCCAGGGCAGAGGCCCCCGGCCGCGGGGGTGGGCAACAGGCAGGCGCCCGGGGTGCCCCAGGCCAGTCGTGCACAGCGCACGAGGCCCAGCCACGGGCACGGGAGTctggggagcggggcagggcagggcacggacCCTCCCAGCACAGGGCCCCGGGGTTGCTCCTCCGTGCCAGCGACCAGCTCCGGGGACCAGCTCCCCGCGCCCCCCAGGGCCCCGAAGACCCCTGCCTCTCGCGCACGCCGCGGGCACCTGCCCCTCTCGGCCTCCGGGCTTCAGGCGAGTCCTGCTCTGCCGGCCCCAGCACCGGCCACCCGCCCCGCCGCGCCACGCCACAGCGCGGGCGGGCAGGCGGCAGCCCGGGGCGGGGGTCCCTTCCTCTGCCCTCCGCCTGGCGGGGCCGGCGAGCCGCGCCCtcgaggggccgggccgggccgggccgcccgCCCCAGCGCTCCCCCTCGCTCCCGCGCTCCCCCGGGCCGGAGGGCGGCGGGCAGCGGCGGTGCCGGCTCCGTGCGCCCCACACacggccgcccgcccgcccgcccgcccggcatGGACGGGGCCCGgcaccccccgcccgcccgcccgcccgtcGGCGCTGCCCCGGCCCGGGGCGCCGGCACacgagcggagcggagcggagcggagcggacgGGACCGGGCGGACGAGCCGCAGCTCCTGCCGCCCGcacccgggccgggccgggccgcactCACCGCGGGTCGGGTCGGAGCGGTCGGTCGGGCGGCGGGCGGTCGGTCGGTCGGTGTGCCGGAGCGCGGGGAGCGCGGCTGCTGCTGGCGCCGCCAAACAAAgggccccgcgcccggccccgccccggcccgccccgccccccggcccGGGGCCCCGGCCGGCCGGCCCAGCTCCTGCGCGGGGCGGCGCCCGCCCCCCCGGCGGGGAAACTGACTCACAGACCGCGTGAGccgcgggggctggggggtgtcCGGTGTGTCAGCGCCCGCCCGCCTCGCAGCGCCGGCCCTAGGGGTGCGGGGCCCGGCCACGACCCCGCCCCGCCACGCGCGTTCTTCACCCGCCACCCCGTCCCGAGACCGCCGTCGTGCCCGCGGGgggtgcgcgcgtgtgtgtatgcacattgtgtgtgcgcgcgtggTTGTGCACACCCGCCCTCCCGCACCGGGCGTGCGCCGAGGTGCGGCTCAAGTGCCCTGCCGCTTGCCAGGGCCGTGTCCTGTGCCCCGGGTGCCGGGTCCCGTGTCCCGGGGGTGCCGGGGCTGAGGCTCAGCGCGACGAGCGCGGGTCTCCGgctcccccacccaggccccGTGTTCAGCTCCCGCCTCGCGCGGGTCCCAGCCGGACAGGGGCACACGCGTGTACTCACGGCTGGGGGGCCGCTCCTGCCCAAATAACCCCCAACAATCCTGCAGGCCCAGACGAGCCCCGGGCCCGAGCAGACCCCGGCCGGCGTGACCTGTGCCGCGCTCCCAGCTGCTTGTCCAGCTCGGTGCTGCCTGGTCCCGCGCCCAGACGAGGCGGCCGTGTCCCGCAGCGTGTGCACGGCACCAGGCCGGACCGAGGGCTCCAGCGCTGTGCAAACACCCACACGCGCGGGGTGATAAGCTGGCACCCAGTGGCGCCGGCTTGGCCCAGGCCCCGTGAGTCACGCGGTGCTGGGCCGGTTCTGACTCAGGGCCAGGCCCCCCGGGGCAGGGCAGACCAGgaccctgccaccccctgccactgccacagcccgGAGCAGGTCTCAGGGGGCTGCGCTGGGAGGAAGGGGCTCTCGGCCACTTCCTTGCTGTCGGCTGGGCTGCACTGAGGCAGAGCGGCTTCGAACACTGTCCTCCCGTGGGTGCCCTGCCCGGCCTTGCCCAGAgtagctccacctgccccactcgGGCGGTTGTCCTGGAGCCCGGGGTCTCAGCCGGCCACTGCTCCGgctccccctccgccccccaggAGGGTGCCCACGGGAGTACAGCagacctgctcccccagccccacggggTTGCAGGGACCATGCTTCCTGCCCtgagggctgggcaggaccccccGTGTTGTAGGGGGCCGTGCTGGAGGGGTCTGGCGGGGGAGTTGTGTAGAGCCCCGGGGGTGCACCCAGGCCTCCAGGGCGTTGTGGGTGCACTGGCCCAGGGtggctgtgctgcccagctcagcccagcaaagcccagcaaataatggtcacaagctggcggaggggagattcagactagacatcaggaggcgcgacttcacagtcagggcggctaggacctggaaccagcttccaagggaagtggtgctggctcctaccctgggggtcttcaaaaggaggctggatagacacctagccggggtcgtttgaccccagcatgctttcctgccagggcaggggtcggacttgaagatctgctcaggtcccttctgacccgaccaactgtgaaactatgacaCTATGAAAGCCGGGAGCAGAACTGGGCTGTGGCTGCGGCTTCCTGTGTGGTTTGTTCCTCTGATTCCATGGAGCAGAGCCGGCCCCGGACAGACGCACAGCCTGTGTGTTTTACTCAGTCAGCGCGTACTGGCAAGTGCTGACTTCCTGCACGCAGCCGTCCAAACGCACAGCTGTGTGCACAGTCATGTGCTCCAGACACATGGGATCCAGGGTGGGATTTGTCGTGGGCGAGGGAGGAAAAGTTTAAAACCTGGTTAGGGTCTCAGATAGAGAAGGAGGCCTGGGGccaggtgtgtgggtgtgggagaaggGATGGATGCCCCCTCAGCAAGCCTGCAGATGAccttgccaagctggggggagtcgtagatacgctggagggtagcgctgggattcagagagacctcagctCATTGGGGAACTGGGCCAAAATgaatctcctgaggttcagcaagggcaagtgcaaagtcctgcactgaggagggagcgatcccctgccccggggcaggctgggggtgacgggctgggcagcagctctgcagggaagGACCCGCGGCCGGCATctggggctgcattgggaggagcgatgccagcagatcaagggtgGTGATGCTTCCCCACTACTCAGCACTGGGGGGGCCACATCTggggtcctgtgtccagttgtgccccccccccagcagaaaggatgtggacacattggagagagtccagtggaggggcaacaaaaatggttgggggggctgaggcacatggctttggaggaaagactgagggaactgggcttagtctgcagaagggaagaccgagggggattcaatagcagccttcacctccctgcagggggctgcaaagaggatggagctgggctggtctcagtgtgggcagataacaggacaaggagcaatgggctcaggctgcagcaaggggcgttgaggttggatattaggaaagactctcttgccaggagggtggtgaagcactaggaCAGGCTCCGc
Coding sequences:
- the LOC102571779 gene encoding gap junction gamma-1 protein; protein product: MSWSFLTRLLEEINNHSTFVGKIWLTVLIVFRIVLTAVGGESIYYDEQSKFVCNTQQPGCENVCYDAFAPLSHVRFWIFQIIMVATPSVLYLGFAMHRIARTPDPRRRARMPIVRRGAGRDYEEAEDDNEEDPMIFEEIEAEREKKGKEGEGGSEKHDGRRRIKQDGLMRAYVLHLLCRAGLEVAFLGGQYLLYQLEVSPSYVCSRSPCPHTIDCFVSRPTEKTIFLLIMYAVSGLCLLLTLCELCHLGVGRLRDALGRGDKLPPPDGTHPAPHYAKKAPSAPPTYHSLKKEPLALKAPLAHEKLDYGDPLGGAGAPPKHELERLCKHLRLAQEHLEVAFHMQPTLETASPSRSSSPEANGIAAEQNRLNFAHEKEGALCKRVTGL